GGTCCCTGCTTTGTATGCCTGAACTTCTTTCCTTTTTGGTTGTGATAAGTGAAGCAGTTGCTCACAATGTGTAGTAGCTGTTACTGATTGCCTATTTTTTGAAGTTTAAAACTTACAAGACTCTAACAATTATTCATTTATTACAATCTGTAATTTTTCTATAATGAAAAGGCTACTTTCATTGTTTGTCGCCATGCTGTGCATGGTGATAACAACGTTCGCACAAGAGCGAACTATTTCCGGAACAGTTACTGATGGAGCGACTCCACTACCTGGAGTTACAATTTTGGTAAGTGGAACTTCTCAAGGGACAGTTACTAATTTTGATGGCGAGTTTACGCTCGTAGTTTCTCAATTGGCTACAGATATTGAGGTGAGGTTTTTGGGCTATAAAACGGAAATTATACCAATTAATAATCAGACAACTTTTAAGATCATTCTAGAGGAAGATGCTATCCAATTACAGGAGGTTGTTGTCGATGGATATTCAACTCAGGATATCAAAAAAATGACCTCTTCAGTGGAAGTAGTAGATGCTGCCGCTTTGGAGCAGCGCCCATTAACTACTTTTGATCAGGCACTACAAGGACAGGCTTCAGGAGTAAAGGTCAATATGAATAATAAAGCGCCTGGTAGCCCTGCTACAGTAAAAGTGAGAGGCACAGGCTCACTAGCAGGAGCAAACAATGCACTATTTATTGTTGATGGTATACCAGTTGATGGGGAGACTTTTGCCACCCTGAATCCTAATGATTTTGAGTCATATCAGGTGCTGAAAGATGCTTCTGCCGTAGCAATGTATGGGTCCAGAGGAGCAGCAGGTGTTGTAGTCGTTACAACCAAATCAGGTAAAAATTCAGGCAAGACCCAATTCAGGCTTAACTCTTATGTTGGTATCGCAGAGGCAACTTCAAATGGTTTTGATATGATGAACTCACAACAACGTGTTGAGTTCGAGAAAATTATTCAAGATGGCCCCTCTTACAACCCAGGTGGGTATAGTTATATGCTACAGGAAGTAGACACTGAGCACACTTCTGATTGGTATGACATGTTTTTCCGTACAGGAATTACACAGTCACATCAGTTGAGTGTTTCAGGTGGGGATGATGACAGTAAATTCTATCTTTCTGGTAACTACTTTAATCAGGAAGGTGTCGTGATTAAGACAGGAATGGAGAGAGGTACATTAAGGGCCAACTTCTCACAGAAGTTAAATCGTTTTTCACTTGATCTCAAGACACAATTGGCAATCGCTAGGGTAGATGATGTTTACAAAAATGATGCATACAATGTGATGACCATGCTTCCCTACTACAAAAGTCAGGATGAGAACGGCAACTATCTACCTTTGGATTATAATGGAAGCAACGCTTTTGAAAGAATTGAAAAAGGTGAAAATTCTCGCAACTTATTGGGTATCGTATCTAGTTTGAAACTGACATACGACTTGACTGATAACCTAAAAGTATGGTCGAGAACGGGTATTGAATATGATCAGAAAAAGACAAGGGATATTATTTCTCCTAACAGTTTGTATGCGAATTTGACACCTGGTGATAAAGGAAGTTTAGCTTCTTATACTTATCAGGACTACCTGTTAAGCGGTACCAATGCATTACAATACAGAAAAAACTTTGGCGATCACGGATTGTCATTAGGCGTTTATCAGGAATATATCCTGGAGGATGGAAATAGCGAAGGCTTTACTGTATATGGGTTTGATAATGAAACAACTCCAGCATTGCACTCTCCGGATGTTAATGTACCGTTGGTAAGTGGGGTGTATGACAAGCGTTTTACACAGCTATCGTACTTTGCGAGTGCTGATTACGATTACAAATCAAAATATATCCTGAGAGCGGTGTTCCGTAGGGATGGAACATCAGTATTTGGAGCCAATAACCAATGGGGTAACTTCTATAGCGTTGGTGGTGGATGGGTTATTTCAGATGAGACTTTTATGGAGGGAGTTAACTTTGTCAACAACCTGAAGTTGAGAGTGTCTTATGGTACTGTAGGTAACCAAGGAGCCATTAGCCGATATGGATCTTTGGCTACACTGGCTCCAATCAGTTACAATGGTCAAAATGGTATTTATAGAGATAAGCCTTCTAACCCAGATCTACAATGGGAAGTATCCAAGCAAGCAAACGTAGGTGTAGACTTTGACTTGTTTGATGCAAAACTGGGAGGTAGTTTGAACCTTTATAATAACCTTTCTTCGGAGTCCTTTATCAATACACCATTGCCATATACATCAGGCTTTGTGAGCCAAACTCGAAACAATGCTCGTCTAAGAAACAGAGGTATAGAACTCTCACTTAGCTCAAGGTTAGTATTGACTAGAGATTTCCAGTTGAAGGTTTTTGGTAACGTATCATACAACCAGTCAGAGGCATTGGAACTTAACGATGAGGGAATCGAGTACAGGGGATATGGTCAGTTGCAGATTGATGAGTTAGCCAATATCGAAGGGTATCCATTGTTTATGGCGCGTTCTTATGACAAGGCAGGTGTTGATCCCGCTACAGGACGACTACTGTTCAGAAACGCTGATGGCTCTATTGTGGACGACAGAAGTTTGGCAGAACGTGTGATTATCGGTACGACAGAAGCACCTTGGTTTGGAGGCTTCGGAACAAACATGTCTTGGAAAGGACTGACATTAAATGTCTTGTTTAACTGGGAACAGGGAGCAACCAAACTGAACTGGGACCGTGTTGAGATCGAGCGTGTATTATATGCAGATCAGAACCATTCTGCAAGATTGCTGACAGATGCATGGATGAAACCTGGAGACATTGCTTCCTTACCGAAGCCAGAAGCAGGACAAGAACTTTTTGCTACGTCTGACTATTGGGAAGATGCTTCATTCCTAAGGCTGAAAAATGTGAGCCTTTCTTATTCATTACCGATCAGCTTGGCAGAAAAAATGGGTATGGACAATGCAAGAATTTATGTGCAAGGTGAAAACCTGATGACTTTCACATCATTCTCTGGAATCGACCCTGAAATGTCAACACCGTATCAGTCTACTAACAATGGTACATCATCAGGAGGTGAAAGCAATGCTTACCCACTTAGCAGGGTATTCACAGTAGGACTTGATCTAACATTCTGATAACTAAATAGAAGATTAATCATGAGATTCAGATATAAATCAGTTTTAAAAGTATTGGCAGTTGCATCTTTGATGATGAGCAGCTGTGAGGGCTTTTTGAAGGAGGAACCTTTTGAAAGCCAGACAGAGTTAAATGCTTTTAAGTCTGTAGAAGACGTAGAAAAAGCATTGATTGGAGCCTATAATACATTGACAGATTTTGATGGGGATTATCTGCACTACAGCATGACAATCCCAGAAATGATGGCCGATAACCTTTACAATACACCCAGCACTGGTGGAGGAACAGTATTGATCTTTGGTAACTTCAACTTCTCTGTAGCTAGTGGTGGTTTGGAGAATGCATGGCTTAATGGTTATACGCTTATTGACAGAGTCAATTTCACATTAGCGAAATTAGCGTTATTTGAAGGAACCAATGAAGGACTGGAAGCCAAGATCAAGGGAGAGGCATTGGTACTTCGTGCTATGGGGCATTTCGACCTGTTGAAGAACTTTGGTGTTTCTATGGAAAGAAACTTTAACGAAGCCGATTCTGGTATTCCTGTGATGCTTGCTTCTGAAATATCCAGCCCTGCTAGAAATACTGTCAAGGAAGTATATGACCAGATCTTTAAAGACTTGGAACAAGCGGTGTTGTTATTGGATGGAAAAAATACAGGTGATGTATTCCGTTTCAATGCTAATACGGCACGAGCATTGGCAGCTAGAGTAGCACTCTATGCTGGAGACTATGAAAATGCAGCTAAATATGCTGATGCTGTTATTGATAG
The Limibacter armeniacum DNA segment above includes these coding regions:
- a CDS encoding RagB/SusD family nutrient uptake outer membrane protein, translated to MRFRYKSVLKVLAVASLMMSSCEGFLKEEPFESQTELNAFKSVEDVEKALIGAYNTLTDFDGDYLHYSMTIPEMMADNLYNTPSTGGGTVLIFGNFNFSVASGGLENAWLNGYTLIDRVNFTLAKLALFEGTNEGLEAKIKGEALVLRAMGHFDLLKNFGVSMERNFNEADSGIPVMLASEISSPARNTVKEVYDQIFKDLEQAVLLLDGKNTGDVFRFNANTARALAARVALYAGDYENAAKYADAVIDSKATMLSDINSFSSIWEIGDHSDEVLFKVFAKDGDSYFSGYFAPNTAGILKRPSPELFDLYEEADVRKGAYLMDDADLGQVVVKYKGEAENEQRSIEVIRMGEIYLISAEANFRIGNTAEALESFNALRSNRIEGVTDVTTLDEDMILEERRRELAFEGHRFYDLKRLGLNLDRTAMADQPKVTVDALPAGSKYWIFPIPNRELVVNSNLKQSSKWQ
- a CDS encoding SusC/RagA family TonB-linked outer membrane protein, with amino-acid sequence MKRLLSLFVAMLCMVITTFAQERTISGTVTDGATPLPGVTILVSGTSQGTVTNFDGEFTLVVSQLATDIEVRFLGYKTEIIPINNQTTFKIILEEDAIQLQEVVVDGYSTQDIKKMTSSVEVVDAAALEQRPLTTFDQALQGQASGVKVNMNNKAPGSPATVKVRGTGSLAGANNALFIVDGIPVDGETFATLNPNDFESYQVLKDASAVAMYGSRGAAGVVVVTTKSGKNSGKTQFRLNSYVGIAEATSNGFDMMNSQQRVEFEKIIQDGPSYNPGGYSYMLQEVDTEHTSDWYDMFFRTGITQSHQLSVSGGDDDSKFYLSGNYFNQEGVVIKTGMERGTLRANFSQKLNRFSLDLKTQLAIARVDDVYKNDAYNVMTMLPYYKSQDENGNYLPLDYNGSNAFERIEKGENSRNLLGIVSSLKLTYDLTDNLKVWSRTGIEYDQKKTRDIISPNSLYANLTPGDKGSLASYTYQDYLLSGTNALQYRKNFGDHGLSLGVYQEYILEDGNSEGFTVYGFDNETTPALHSPDVNVPLVSGVYDKRFTQLSYFASADYDYKSKYILRAVFRRDGTSVFGANNQWGNFYSVGGGWVISDETFMEGVNFVNNLKLRVSYGTVGNQGAISRYGSLATLAPISYNGQNGIYRDKPSNPDLQWEVSKQANVGVDFDLFDAKLGGSLNLYNNLSSESFINTPLPYTSGFVSQTRNNARLRNRGIELSLSSRLVLTRDFQLKVFGNVSYNQSEALELNDEGIEYRGYGQLQIDELANIEGYPLFMARSYDKAGVDPATGRLLFRNADGSIVDDRSLAERVIIGTTEAPWFGGFGTNMSWKGLTLNVLFNWEQGATKLNWDRVEIERVLYADQNHSARLLTDAWMKPGDIASLPKPEAGQELFATSDYWEDASFLRLKNVSLSYSLPISLAEKMGMDNARIYVQGENLMTFTSFSGIDPEMSTPYQSTNNGTSSGGESNAYPLSRVFTVGLDLTF